A segment of the Amycolatopsis thermophila genome:
AGTAGCCGGAGAAGAGGTTCGCGCCGCGGACCGCGACCAGGCCGGTGCCGTCGCCGTCGTCGTCGAACACGTCGTCCGGGTCGTCCGGGTCCAGCGGCACCGGCTCGCCGTCGCCGTCCGGCCCGACCAGCCGGATCTCCACCCCGGGCAGCGGACGCCCGGTCGAGCCCGGCTTGGGGTAGCCGGTGACCAGCGTCGACGTCACCACCGGCGCGGTCTCGGTGAGCCCGTAGCCCTCGTACACGCCCAGCCCGGTCTTCTCCCGGATCGCGGCCAGGACCTTCGGGTGCAGCGGCGCCGCGCCCGACGTGAGCAGCCGGACCGTGGCCAGGCCCCGGCCCAGCTCGTCCCGGTCGAGCGCCGCCAGCTCGGCGTACATCGCGGGGACGCCGCCGATGACCGTGACCCGGTGGTCCGCGCACGCCCGCAGCGCCTGACGCGCGTCGAACCGCTCGGCCAGCACCGCCGTCGCGCCGACCGCGGTGGACAGCAGCAGGCCGGGGCCCAGTCCGTAGACGTGGAACAGCGGGATCGCGATCAGCACCCGGTCCGGGTGCCCGACCGGCTTCGGGTCCAGGCTCCCCAGCTGGTCGAGGTTGGCCAGCAGCGCGCGGTGCGACAGCATCACGCCGCGCGGCGGTCCGGTGGTGCCCGACGTGTAGGACAGCACGGCGATGTCCTCACCACCGCCGGTGGCGGGGAAAACCTCACCGGGGCCGATTTCCGGCCGCAGCACGGGCACGTCCGGCGTCCCGTCCTCGGGATCGCGGCTGATCACCAGGCACGCGCCGCTGTGCGTGAGGACGGTGTCCAGCTCCGGGCGCGGTGACAGCGGCGAGACCGGCACCGCGATCGCACCCGCCCGCGCGACACCGAACAGGGTGACCGCGAAGTCCGCCGAGGTGGGCAACCGCAGCAGGACGCGGTCGCCGGGCCCCACGCCCTGGCCGGTGAGCCGCCGCGCCAGGCCGGCCGCGGCGGCGTCCAGCTGCGACCAGGTCAGGCTGAGACCGGCCGCCGTGTCGATCACCGAGACCGCGTCCGGCCACTGCTCCGCGGCGCCGGAGAGCAGGTCGGCGATGTTGCCCGTGTGCATGAAATCAGTGTGGCATTCGCTCACCCGTCATGGGGAAGCTCGCCGATCGTCGCTCTTCCGAGACCACCACCACTACCTACTTCCGGGTAACTACCCGTATGCTGCTTCTCGCGTCTTCAGTGGTGGTGATCACTCGGGGTCGGACAGAGGAGTCGCCGTGACGAACTGGCTTGCCGCCCGCCCAGCGGGTCTGCACGTCGGCACGGTCGCCCGCGTGGACGAGGTGCCGGACGAGCAGGCGGGGCCGTGGGCCCTGGTGCGCGCCGCCCAGCAGGGCGACAACGCCGCCTTCGGCGTGCTCTACGACCAGTACGTGGACGTCGTGTACCGCTACGTGTACTTCCGCCTGAGCGACCGCGAGCTCGCCGAGGACATCACCAGCGAAACGTTCCTGCGCGCACTGCGCCGGATCTCGTCGGTCAGCTACCAGGGCCGCGACGTCGGCGCCTGGTTCATCACCATCGCCCGCAACATCGTGCTCGACCACCTCAAGTCCAGCCGGTACAAGCTCGAGGTCGTCACCGACGAGGTCGCCGACTCGGGCACCGCGGCCTTCACCGGCCAGACCGTCGCCGAGGCGGGGCCCGAACAGCAGGCCGTCACCAGCGCGACGCGGGACGCCCTGCTCACCGCGATCGCCGACCTGGGCGAGGACCAGCGGGAATGCATCGTGCTGCGGTTCATCCAGGGCCTGTCGCTGGCCGAGACCGCGCGGATCATGAAGCGCAACGAAGGGGCGATCAAGGCGCTCCAGCACCGCGCCGTGCGCAAGCTCGCACAGCTCCTGCCGGACGCGTGGCGCTGACCGCGTAACAACCGGACGGTTTGCGTCGTTGCAGGACATGTGGGCGAACCCGGGTGGACGGCGCGTGAGCTGGAGGTAATCTCCGGTCTGCGCGGGCTGGGGCGCACCGTCGAACCGGACGAGGACACCAAGGCGCGCATCCACCGGGACATCGAGCGGAAGCTGGAGAAGGAGCCGAGCCGGCGCCGCCGCGCGCTGGCGACGGTCCTCGCCGCCGCGGCCGCGCTGATCGTCTTCGCCGGCGGGGTCGGGCTGCTGCTCTCCCGCGGCTCCCTGCCCGGCGACCCGCTCTACGGCGTGAAGCGGGCGAGCGAGTCGGCCGAACTGCAGTTGACCTTCGACGAAGCGGCGCGCGGATCCAAGCACCTGCAGTTCGCGTCGAACCGCCTCGACGAGCTGGCCGCGATGGGGACACCCGGCGCCGACGCGTTCCTGACATCGTTGTCGGCGTTCGCCGCGGAGGCGAAGGCCGGAACGGCGCAGCTCACCGTGCTCGGCGTGCAGGGCGACACCGCCCGCCTCGGCCAGTTGCGGAGCTGGGTGCACGAGCAGAGCGGGAAGCTGAACGGCCTGCACGTGCCCGCCGGGGCGCAAGCCGGGTTCGCCGAGGCCGGCGCCCTGCTCGGGCGCATCGACGTGCGCGCGGTGAGCCTGCTGGACCGGCTCTCCTGTTACCGCATCACCAGCGGCGAGGCGGACGACCTCGGTGCCGTGCCGGCGGGTGGCGAGTGCGCCGAACCGCCGGACGCCGTCCTCGGCGCCCCGTCCGCGGAGCCGCGGCCGCCGGTGACCGGCCTGTCCCCCGCGCCCGTCGAGGTCGCCACGCCCCCCACGACGACCGGCAGCGCCACGCCCGTCGTGCCGCTGCCGACCAATCCCGTGCCGTCGTCGGGCACCGCCGGGACGCCGACGGCCCAGTGGCCGCCGATCAGCGCGCCGACCAGCCCGCGTCCCCCGGACACCTCGACCACCTCCCCGCCGCCGCTGATCTCGATCCCGCCGCTGATCCCCGGACTGCCCGGGATCGGCCTCGGCTGAGGTCAGTGCAGGAACTTGAGGCCGGCCACCCCGCCGACGACGAGTCCCAGGCACACCAGGCGGGCCGCGGTGGCGGGCTCGCCGAGGGCCACCATGCCGTAGACGGCGGTCCCGATCGCGCCGATGCCCACCCACACCGCGTACCCGGTGCCGATCGGGATCGTCCGCATGGCGTACGAGAGCCCGGCCATGCTGGCCGCCAGCGCGACGACGAACAGCACGCTCGGCAGCGGGCGGGTGAACCCCCGCGCGGCGTTGAGGGCCACCGCCCACGCGGTCTCGAGGAATCCGGACACGATCAGCACGACCCACGCCACGACACGCACCTCCGACGACGAAAACAGCCTGTTCCCCGTCGTCTTGTCCGGCCGGGTACGACGGCTCGTCCGGGGTGGCGCACCACCGGGGCCGAGGTTACCCCGCGCGGGGCCGACGTCCTGGTCAGCGGCGCCGGTAGGCCATCCCGGCGGCGACCGCGCCCGCCACGGCCCCGGCCCCCAGTACGGAGGGCACCCCGATCTTCGCCGCCTTCCGGCCGGTCCGGAAGTCGCGGATCTCCCAGCCGCGGGCGCGCGCGACCTCGCGCAGGCCGGCGTCCGGGTTGACCGCCACCGCCGTGCCGCACACCGACAGCATCGGGATGTCGTTCGACGAGTCCGAGTACGCGGTGCACCGGCGCAGGTTCAGGCCCTCCCGTGCGGCCAGCGCGCGCACCGCGTGCGCCTTGGCCCGCCCGTGCAGCAGGTCGCCGACCAGCCGTCCGGTGTAGACGCCGTCCACGTGCTCCGCGACCGTCCCCAGCGCCCCCGTCAGCCCGAGCCGTCGCGAGATGATCGCCGCCAGCTCGACCGGCGTCGCCGTCACCAGCCACACCCGCTGGCCCGCGTTGAGGTGCATCTCGGCCAGCGCGCGCGTGCCCGACCAGATCTTGTCGGCCATCAGCTCGTCGTAGATCTCCTCGCCGACCTGGTTCATCTCGGCGACCGTCTTGCCCGCGACGAACGACAGCGCCTGCTCGCGGCTGGACTGCACCCCGCTGTGCGACTCGCGCCCGCCGACCCGGAACTTGATCTGCTGCCACGCGAACCCGGCCAGATCGGAGGTCGTGAAGTACTTGCGCGCCGCCAGGCCGCGCGCGAAGTGGAAGATCGACGCGCCCATCATCATCGTGTTGTCGACGTCGAAGAACGCGGCGGCGGTCAGGTCGGGTGGGGCCGGGGGCAGGTCGAGCTGCGACTCCATGGCCACGGCGGCCTCCGCGGACGCCTCACCGGCCATCTCGGCGAGCCGTTCGCGCTCCGGGCCGTCACCCCTGCTACGCCACACGCACACCGCCTCCTGCACTTGTTCCTGGGGTCAGCGTAGCGAGCACGTGAGGGATCCGGATCAGGCGATCCCCACGAAGCGGGCGGGGTGTGGTTCCATCTCACGACTCGTCGCGATCCGGGGGAAACGCCATGTCAACCGTGCTCTTGGGCCTGGTCAGCCTGCCCGCCTACCTGCTCATGCTGTGGCCGCTCGTCGTCGCCGCGCGCCGGGTGCTGGGGGTGCGCATCGGGACGATCCGGGCGCTGCTCGGCGCGCTGGCGGGCTGGATCGTGGCCGGTTTCCTGGCCCAGCAGATCGTGCCCGTCACGCGCCATTCCGTCGCGATCTACCTCGGGTTCCTCGTGCCGCTCGCCGGGTGCGCGTTCCTGGCGACGCTGGTCTTCCTGTTCCTCGCCGAGATGGCCGTCCCCAGCGGCGGCGGGCTCGGCCTGATCGGGCGTGCCCAGTCGGTGCGACGCCGGGTCACCCGCGCCCGGCGGTACTCGCAGATCACGCGGATCGCGGTCAGGCACGGCATCGGGCCGTACCTGACCGGGCGGCGTGTCACCGACCAGGGGCGGCACGCCACGCTCGCCCGCTCGCTGCGGCGCGCACTCGAAGACGGCGGGGCGACGTTCGTCAAGCTCGGCCAGGTGCTGTCCACCCGGCCGGACGTGCTGCCGCAGGCGTTCGTCGACGAGCTGAGCCTGCTGCAGGACCGTGTCGCGCCGGTGCCGTTCGCCGAGGTCGAGCGCGAGCTGGAGGCCGAGCTGGGCCGCCCGCGGCGCGAGGTGTTCGCCGAGTTCGACCCGGAACCGCTCGGCGCGGCGTCGATCGCGCAGGTGTACCGCGCGCGGCTGCACAGCGGCGAGGACGTCGTGGTGAAGGTGCGCCGGCCCGGTATCGACCGGGTCGTGGAGCGCGACCTCGACATCGTGTTCCGGGTCGCGAACTCGCTGCAGGTGCGCGCGGAGTGGGCCCGGTCCCTGGGTGTGCTCGACCTCGCCGAGGGGTTCCGCGCCGCGCTGACCGAGGAGCTGGACTTCCGCGTCGAGGCCCGGAACCTGGCCGCGGTGGCCGCCGCCGAGACCGGTTCGGCCGTGACGCTGCCCGCCGTGCACGCGGACCTGTCCGGCGAGCGCGTCCTGGTGATGCGCCGCCTGGACGGCGTGCCGGTGCGCGAGGGCATCGGGGCGGTGCCCGCCGAGAAGCGCGCGACGCTCGCCCGCGGGCTCCTGGACTCGCTGCTCCGGCAGGTCCTGCTGCACGGCGTCTTCCACGCCGACCCGCACCCGGGCAACGTGCTGCTGCTCGGCGACGGCACGCTCGGCCTGCTCGACTTCGGCTCGGTCGGGCGTCTCGACTCGTCGCTGCGGGCCGGGCTGGCGGACCTGTTCGCCGCCGTCGACCGCGGTGATGCCGAAGGGCTGCGCGACGGGCTGCTGGAGATCGTGGACCGGCCGGACGAGATCGACGAGCAGCGCCTGGAGCGCGCGCTGGGTGCGTTGATGGCGAAGCACCTGTCGGACGGCCGGTCGCCGGACGCGAACATGTTCACCGATCTGTTCCGGGTGATCGCCGAGTTCCGGTTGTCGATCCCACCGGCGATCGCGGCGGTGTTCCGCGCGCTGGCCACGATGGAGGGGACCCTCGGCCTGCTGTCGCCGGGGTTCGACATCCTCGCCGCGTCGCGTTCGTTCGCCGGTTCGCTGGTCGGGGAACGCCTGCAGCCCGGTTCACTGCGCGGCGCGGCGACCGAGGAGCTGCTCACACTGCTGCCGGTGCTGCGCCGCCTGCCCCGCCGCGTGGACCGGCTCACCGCGGCGCTCGAGCACGGCCGGCTGAGCGTGAACGTCCGCACGTTCGCCGACGAGCGCGACCGGGCGGTGGTGTTCGGGATGCTGCACGAGGTGCTGCTGGCCCTCACCGGCGCGGCGACGGGCCTGATGGCCGTGCTGCTGCTGGCGAGCACCGGCGGCCCGCGCGTGCTGCCCGAGCTGACGCTGAACCAGGTGTTCGGCTACAACCTGCTGGTGATCAGCGCCCTGCTGGGCCTGCGCCTGCTGTTCGTGGTGTTCCGGGCCCAGCGCGGGAGACCGCGCTGACGCGGCGCCGGGCCGTGCCCTACCGGCGCCGCTGGTCGCGGGCGTTCCCGTGGCGGCTCTGTGTCCACCCGCCGGCGGGGATGCCGGTGATCGCGTTGACCAGTCGCAGCGTTCCGCCCACCACGCGGCCCACCGCGTACCCCATCCGCCTGATCAAGTCCATGCCACCATCGTGGCATGCGGGCGTCAGTCCTTGAACGGGCTACGCCGGTGCGCGAGCCGCCGGTACAGCGCCGTCTGGATGGACTCGCGCACCTGGTCGGTCAGCGAGAACACCAGCATCGGGTCGTCGAGGTCCTCCTCCGAGTAGGAGTCGGTGCGGATGGGCTCCCCGAACTCGATGTGCCACTTCGTCGGCAGCGGGATCGCGCCGAGCGGCCCGAGCAGCGGGAAGAAGGGTGTCACCGGGAGGTACGGCAACCCCAGCAGCCGGGCCAGCGGCTTCAGGTCGCCGATCTTCGGGTAGATCTCCTCCGCGCCGACGATCGAGCACGGGATGATCGGCACCCGCGTCCGCAGCGCCGCCGACACGAACCCACCGCGGCCGAACCGCTGCAGCCGGTACCGCGCCGAGAACGGCTTGCCGATGCCCTTGAAGCCCTCCGGCCACACGCCCACCAGCTCGCCCGAGCACAGCAGCCGCTCGGCGTCGGCCGCGCAGGCCAGCGTCTGGCCGGTCTTGCGCGCCAGCGCCCCCAGCAGCGGCGTCTGGAACACCAGGTCCGCGCCGAGCATCCGCAGGTGCCGGTGGTCCGGCGTCTCGTCGTGCACCGCGATCGCGGTCATCACCGCGTCCAGCGGCAACGTGCCGGAGTGGTTGCACACGATCAGCCCGCCACCCTCGGACGGCAGGTTCTGCACGCCGTGCGTGCTCACCCGGAAGTACTTCTCGTACAGCAGCCGCAACGGCGGCAGGACGAGGGTGTCGGTCAGCTCGCGGTCGAACCCGAACTCGTCGACCGCGTAGTGGCCGGTCAGCCGGTTGCGCAGGAACCCGAGCAGCCGCGCCACCGGGTCCGGGTCCGCCTGCGGGGCGGGCGTCTCCTCGGGCGGCGCGCTCTTCGCCGGGAACGCCACGACGGGAGCGTCGGCGGGAGTTTGCCCGGCCGTGGGCGGAACGTCCACCGGCTTCTCGCGGCCGGGTGCGTGGAGGGGGATGACCTGAGCTTCCACGCCGCTGGTCGTCACTGGTCTTGCCCCGCTTTCCTCTCTCTGGTCATCGGATTGCCGCCAGCAGCTTGCCGGCCGCACCGGCCAGCTGGTCACCGTCGAGCACGGGACGCAACCCGCGCCCGGTGACGTAGTCGTCGAAGGCCGCCTCGCTGGACCACCGCGGCCGGTAGCCGAACACCTCGGTCAGCCGGGTCGTGTCGACGACGCGCCCGTAGTTGAGCAGGCGCACCTGGTCCGGCGAGAAGTCCACCCTCGCGCCACGCAGCATCTTGGCCACCGTTCCCACCATGGCCCGCGGGACCGGCAGCTCGACCCGGCCCGCGCGCCGGATCGCTTGCGACAGTGTGAGTACCCCGTCGCCGCCGGCGTTGAACACGCCCGGCTTGTCCTCCAGGGTCGCCCGCTCCAGGATCGCCAGCGCGTCCGAGGAGTGGAGCAGCTGCAGCCGCGCGTCGTACCCGAGCACGGTCGGCACCACGGGGAGCGCGAAGTAGCGGGCCAGGACGGTGTCCACGTCCGGCCCGATGACGTTGGTGAAGCGGGTGGTGGTGATGGTGAGGTCCGGCCGGCGGCGGGCCAGGCCGCGCACGTAACCCTCCATCTCGACGGCGTCCTTGGCGTAGCCGCTGGAGGAGGCCGGGATGAGCTCGGAGTCCTCGGTGAAGACGGCCGGCGAGCGGGGCCCCGCGCCGTACACCGCGGCGGTGGACTTCACGACGAGCTTGCGCACCTTCGGCGCGCGCTGGCAGGCCGCGAGCAGGCGCATGGTGCCGATGACGTTGACTTCCTTGATCGCCGGGCGGCGGGCGGGGCCCGCCGGGTGCACGGTGGTCGAGCAGTGCACGACGGTGTCGACCCCGGCGGTGTCGATGACCTTCGCGATCAGCGGGTTGCGGATGTCGGCCCGGACGAACTCGGCGTGCCCGAGGCGCTGGAGGATCTTCCGGGGCGGCGGCGCGGTGTCGACGCCGATGACCCGCTCGAGGTCCGGGTTGTTGCCCAGCCGTACCAGCAGCCTGCCTCCGAGTTCGCCGCCGACCCCGGTGACCAGCACGACGTTGGACGCCATGAAACCCCCTGACAAGGGTGTGGGATGTGGTGTTCGCGGC
Coding sequences within it:
- a CDS encoding AMP-binding protein, with protein sequence MHTGNIADLLSGAAEQWPDAVSVIDTAAGLSLTWSQLDAAAAGLARRLTGQGVGPGDRVLLRLPTSADFAVTLFGVARAGAIAVPVSPLSPRPELDTVLTHSGACLVISRDPEDGTPDVPVLRPEIGPGEVFPATGGGEDIAVLSYTSGTTGPPRGVMLSHRALLANLDQLGSLDPKPVGHPDRVLIAIPLFHVYGLGPGLLLSTAVGATAVLAERFDARQALRACADHRVTVIGGVPAMYAELAALDRDELGRGLATVRLLTSGAAPLHPKVLAAIREKTGLGVYEGYGLTETAPVVTSTLVTGYPKPGSTGRPLPGVEIRLVGPDGDGEPVPLDPDDPDDVFDDDGDGTGLVAVRGANLFSGYWPDGAHGPDAEGWFRTGDVGFLDNDGDLHLVDRANDLIIVNGFNVFPHEVEEVIAQLPEVAEAAVVGVLDERSGEAVKAVVVPVAGASLSEQQVVEHCAANLAGYKVPHTVEFAERLPHSPTGKLRRVRLRG
- a CDS encoding sigma-70 family RNA polymerase sigma factor, translated to MDEVPDEQAGPWALVRAAQQGDNAAFGVLYDQYVDVVYRYVYFRLSDRELAEDITSETFLRALRRISSVSYQGRDVGAWFITIARNIVLDHLKSSRYKLEVVTDEVADSGTAAFTGQTVAEAGPEQQAVTSATRDALLTAIADLGEDQRECIVLRFIQGLSLAETARIMKRNEGAIKALQHRAVRKLAQLLPDAWR
- a CDS encoding DUF5667 domain-containing protein is translated as MGEPGWTARELEVISGLRGLGRTVEPDEDTKARIHRDIERKLEKEPSRRRRALATVLAAAAALIVFAGGVGLLLSRGSLPGDPLYGVKRASESAELQLTFDEAARGSKHLQFASNRLDELAAMGTPGADAFLTSLSAFAAEAKAGTAQLTVLGVQGDTARLGQLRSWVHEQSGKLNGLHVPAGAQAGFAEAGALLGRIDVRAVSLLDRLSCYRITSGEADDLGAVPAGGECAEPPDAVLGAPSAEPRPPVTGLSPAPVEVATPPTTTGSATPVVPLPTNPVPSSGTAGTPTAQWPPISAPTSPRPPDTSTTSPPPLISIPPLIPGLPGIGLG
- a CDS encoding DMT family transporter; the protein is MAWVVLIVSGFLETAWAVALNAARGFTRPLPSVLFVVALAASMAGLSYAMRTIPIGTGYAVWVGIGAIGTAVYGMVALGEPATAARLVCLGLVVGGVAGLKFLH
- a CDS encoding HAD family hydrolase, which produces MAGEASAEAAVAMESQLDLPPAPPDLTAAAFFDVDNTMMMGASIFHFARGLAARKYFTTSDLAGFAWQQIKFRVGGRESHSGVQSSREQALSFVAGKTVAEMNQVGEEIYDELMADKIWSGTRALAEMHLNAGQRVWLVTATPVELAAIISRRLGLTGALGTVAEHVDGVYTGRLVGDLLHGRAKAHAVRALAAREGLNLRRCTAYSDSSNDIPMLSVCGTAVAVNPDAGLREVARARGWEIRDFRTGRKAAKIGVPSVLGAGAVAGAVAAGMAYRRR
- a CDS encoding ABC1 kinase family protein, which translates into the protein MSTVLLGLVSLPAYLLMLWPLVVAARRVLGVRIGTIRALLGALAGWIVAGFLAQQIVPVTRHSVAIYLGFLVPLAGCAFLATLVFLFLAEMAVPSGGGLGLIGRAQSVRRRVTRARRYSQITRIAVRHGIGPYLTGRRVTDQGRHATLARSLRRALEDGGATFVKLGQVLSTRPDVLPQAFVDELSLLQDRVAPVPFAEVERELEAELGRPRREVFAEFDPEPLGAASIAQVYRARLHSGEDVVVKVRRPGIDRVVERDLDIVFRVANSLQVRAEWARSLGVLDLAEGFRAALTEELDFRVEARNLAAVAAAETGSAVTLPAVHADLSGERVLVMRRLDGVPVREGIGAVPAEKRATLARGLLDSLLRQVLLHGVFHADPHPGNVLLLGDGTLGLLDFGSVGRLDSSLRAGLADLFAAVDRGDAEGLRDGLLEIVDRPDEIDEQRLERALGALMAKHLSDGRSPDANMFTDLFRVIAEFRLSIPPAIAAVFRALATMEGTLGLLSPGFDILAASRSFAGSLVGERLQPGSLRGAATEELLTLLPVLRRLPRRVDRLTAALEHGRLSVNVRTFADERDRAVVFGMLHEVLLALTGAATGLMAVLLLASTGGPRVLPELTLNQVFGYNLLVISALLGLRLLFVVFRAQRGRPR
- a CDS encoding lysophospholipid acyltransferase family protein; protein product: MTTSGVEAQVIPLHAPGREKPVDVPPTAGQTPADAPVVAFPAKSAPPEETPAPQADPDPVARLLGFLRNRLTGHYAVDEFGFDRELTDTLVLPPLRLLYEKYFRVSTHGVQNLPSEGGGLIVCNHSGTLPLDAVMTAIAVHDETPDHRHLRMLGADLVFQTPLLGALARKTGQTLACAADAERLLCSGELVGVWPEGFKGIGKPFSARYRLQRFGRGGFVSAALRTRVPIIPCSIVGAEEIYPKIGDLKPLARLLGLPYLPVTPFFPLLGPLGAIPLPTKWHIEFGEPIRTDSYSEEDLDDPMLVFSLTDQVRESIQTALYRRLAHRRSPFKD
- a CDS encoding NAD-dependent epimerase/dehydratase family protein; the encoded protein is MASNVVLVTGVGGELGGRLLVRLGNNPDLERVIGVDTAPPPRKILQRLGHAEFVRADIRNPLIAKVIDTAGVDTVVHCSTTVHPAGPARRPAIKEVNVIGTMRLLAACQRAPKVRKLVVKSTAAVYGAGPRSPAVFTEDSELIPASSSGYAKDAVEMEGYVRGLARRRPDLTITTTRFTNVIGPDVDTVLARYFALPVVPTVLGYDARLQLLHSSDALAILERATLEDKPGVFNAGGDGVLTLSQAIRRAGRVELPVPRAMVGTVAKMLRGARVDFSPDQVRLLNYGRVVDTTRLTEVFGYRPRWSSEAAFDDYVTGRGLRPVLDGDQLAGAAGKLLAAIR